A single region of the Malus sylvestris chromosome 8, drMalSylv7.2, whole genome shotgun sequence genome encodes:
- the LOC126631875 gene encoding probable alkaline/neutral invertase D: protein MEGTNFGLRNVSSHCSISDMDDYDLSRLLDKPRLNIERQRSFDERSLSELSIGLTRVGLDNMDSTYSPGGRSGFDTPASSTRNSFEPHPMVAEAWEALRRSLVFFRNQPVGTIAAYDHASEEVLNYDQVFVRDFVPSALAFLMNGEPEIVKNFLLKTLQLQGWEKRIDRFKLGEGAMPASFKVLHDPIRKSDTIIADFGESAIGRVAPVDSGFWWIILLRAYTKSTGDLSLAETEDCQKGMRLILTLCLSEGFDTFPTLLCADGCSMIDRRMGIYGYPIEIQALFFMALRCALSMLKPDGEGKEFIERIVKRLHALSYHMRGYFWLDFQQLNDIYRYKTEEYSHTAVNKFNVIPDSIPDWVFDFMPCRGGYFIGNVSPARMDFRWFALGNCVAILASLATPEQSMAIMDLIESRWEELVGEMPLKICYPAIESHEWRIVTGCDPKNTRWSYHNGGSWPVLLWMLTAACIKTGRPQIARRAIELAESRLLKDAWPEYYDGKLGRYIGKQARKYQTWSIAGYLVAKMLLEDPSHLGMISLEEDKQMKPVIKRSSSWTC from the exons ATGGAAGGGACCAACTTTGGGCTACGAAATGTGAGCTCGCATTGCTCCATTTCGGACATGGATGACTATGACCTCTCGCGCCTTCTTGACAAGCCCAGGCTCAACATTGAGAGGCAGAGGTCCTTCGACGAGAGGTCACTGAGTGAGCTCTCCATTGGCCTCACAAGAGTCGGCTTGGACAACATGGACAGCACCTACTCCCCCGGTGGAAGGTCTGGTTTTGACACTCCTGCTTCCTCTACTCGCAACTCGTTCGAGCCCCACCCTATGGTTGCCGAGGCATGGGAAGCTCTCCGCCGCTCTTTGGTCTTCTTTCGTAACCAGCCTGTGGGCACTATTGCTGCATACGATCATGCCTCTGAGGAAGTTTTGAATTATGATCAG GTTTTTGTCCGAGATTTTGTACCAAGTGCTCTGGCTTTCCTAATGAATGGTGAGCCAGAGATAGTTAAaaacttcctcttgaagaccctgCAGCTTCAAGGATGGGAAAAGAGAATAGACAGGTTCAAGCTCGGGGAAGGTGCAATGCCAGCAAGCTTCAAAGTTCTTCATGACCCTATCCGAAAGTCAGATACAATTATTGCAGATTTCGGAGAGAGTGCAATTGGACGAGTTGCTCCTGTTGACTCTGGTTTTTGGTGGATTATACTGCTCCGTGCATATACAAAGTCAACTGGGGATTTATCTCTTGCGGAAACAGAAGATTGTCAAAAAGGAATGAGGCTTATATTGACTCTATGTCTGTCAGAAGGTTTTGACACGTTCCCAACATTGCTTTGTGCTGATGGATGCTCCATGATTGATCGTAGAATG GGAATTTATGGTTATCCTATTGAAATCCAAGCTTTGTTCTTTATGGCATTGAGATGTGCCTTGTCAATGCTGAAACCTGATGGAGAAGGAAAAGAATTCATAGAACGAATTGTTAAGCGTTTGCATGCCTTAAGTTACCACATGCGAGGTTACTTCTGGCTTGATTTCCAACAACTAAATGACATATACCGTTACAAGACTGAAGAGTACTCACACACGGCTGTAAATAAGTTCAATGTCATTCCTGATTCCATCCCAGATTGGGTATTTGATTTTATGCCATGCCGTGGTGGCTACTTTATTGGCAATGTGAGTCCTGCAAGGATGGATTTTCGATGGTTTGCTTTGGGTAACTGTGTTGCAATTCTAGCTTCTCTTGCAACCCCAGAGCAATCAATGGCTATAATGGATCTCATTGAATCTCGTTGGGAAGAGTTGGTTGGAGAAATGCCATTAAAAATATGTTATCCAGCAATAGAAAGTCATGAGTGGCGAATCGTAACTGGTTGTGATCCCAAGAATACCAGATGGAGTTACCATAATGGAGGATCTTGGCCAG TGCTTCTATGGATGCTAACTGCTGCGTGCATTAAAACGGGAAGACCACAAATCGCAAGACGGGCAATTGAGCTTGCTGAGAGTCGTCTGCTAAAAGATGCTTGGCCAGAATATTATGACGGGAAACTCGGAagatatattggtaaacaagcAAGGAAGTACCAGACATGGTCGATAGCAGGATATCTGGTTGCAAAGATGTTGCTAGAGGATCCGTCACACTTGGGGATGATTTCGCTCGAAGAGGACAAGCAAATGAAGCCCGTTATTAAGAGATCGTCGTCTTGGACTTGCTGA